A window of the Tunturibacter empetritectus genome harbors these coding sequences:
- a CDS encoding TonB-dependent receptor, with the protein MTKRSRFFFLVVVCQMACLLLVCPVFGQQTLGGLTGVVTDAQGGILPGTVVTVVGDQTGLTRTQTAGSNGFYDFANLPIGTYTLSFTKEGFQTQKMSVVPVQSDRTGTVNASLSVGAVNTVVSVDAVPLLNAVDTTNGYILDKAQIESIPQPTGSFTGLAILSPGVNAELPGGTGAQSGLGNLPIWANGQRDTSNSFSINGVDASSLFNGKSTSQVGSQRVINSTGASTTQGGAGVIQTVASVYLSIGNAIPTPAPESIQEVRVNASMYDAQQGSTSGAHIDVNTASGTNSYHGTAYGRRGTNWINAAPFFLKNNPLLANDRKDENPELHRYIAGGTFGGPILKNKLFGFVSYQHLQVSDSEIGDNFINVPVGLSDNNRDAAGFANMVNGSFGTGLTAANIDQTALALFNSPSLPGEPGKWLVPNDTGSSGMSASHPYNAFLPGTGRFKADMAVANLDYNISSRDTLALKYFYQHDPTLAPYAYSSVPGFTEHLDSGAQVFSIINTYLVKSNLSTTESLGFLREKTWVDNEQPFGPSAIPGGSQGTVSINEFGSNYFPGVSIVNVLGSAQSQYGLVSTGILNIGPNAEGQAPNTGAFQNRWQPSGNAIWTLGKHTVTFGTSYSYTQLNTIDKRTGTGTVATDDLSAYAQGYVTPGSSSTSFYVSSFLQGDASRYYRANQVGSYVQDKFQFTPTLSITAGVRYDWNGGLTEKNGRIFNFDPTLYSYNEASDTIVNPGFIIASNNRNGTTGVSPTTLTGRQWGVGPRLGAAWQPERFAGKVVVRSGFGMYYDRGELFSYFSPGYAIGTVTGGPFGVNQQLPFVTAQSCPVQSLYSYYIPTCGGGGGISPPVAAPTAATGNLANPYTNVQNAPPTNPKSSDLSNYLPNIASISNGGQPISLGVYDRANKLPYTFNYTLDIQWQPRNDLAITLGYVGNLGRHQVIPVPFNQPGIASPSATIHGEKYSYGYNVGGANLPDGSGYDFDYEGGNIDHRVPYIGYAAESISYKAAGVDAYNALTAHVEKRMSHGVQVAASYTYSHALDEQSGLGLFYNGNNPVNLRDGYASADFDRTHVINFNYVYRLPDFVHRHNVESYFTNGWSLVGLTILQSGQPYSVIDFSGAVGSIYYGVSNGITNPIVPLAAGCTAKNATTGHSGAFETAGNESIPALNASCFTIPVLQAGGLSGAVPTSDPYETGFTTGQRNIFRQAFQKRADASLMKVTKFSERYSLTYTFDVYNLTNTSSFDVPGNEVAQNVNYNGFPQAGTPVLPTGCNTTPPPNTGSFYNCPSGLGTVTHTIGSPRQIQMALRFLF; encoded by the coding sequence ATGACGAAGCGTTCGCGTTTTTTCTTCCTCGTTGTTGTTTGCCAGATGGCTTGTCTTCTTCTGGTTTGTCCTGTGTTTGGGCAGCAGACGCTTGGCGGCCTGACGGGGGTGGTGACCGATGCTCAGGGTGGAATTCTGCCTGGGACCGTGGTGACGGTGGTGGGGGACCAGACGGGTTTGACGCGGACCCAGACCGCGGGGAGCAATGGGTTTTATGACTTTGCGAATCTGCCGATTGGGACTTATACGCTTTCGTTTACGAAGGAAGGGTTTCAGACGCAGAAGATGAGTGTGGTTCCTGTGCAGAGCGACCGCACGGGAACGGTGAATGCAAGTTTGAGTGTGGGCGCGGTGAATACGGTGGTGAGCGTGGATGCGGTGCCGCTGCTGAACGCGGTGGACACTACGAACGGATACATTCTGGATAAGGCGCAGATCGAGTCGATACCGCAGCCTACGGGGAGTTTTACGGGGCTGGCGATTCTGTCGCCGGGGGTGAATGCGGAGCTGCCGGGTGGGACGGGGGCGCAGTCGGGGCTGGGGAATCTGCCGATCTGGGCGAATGGACAACGAGATACGAGCAATAGCTTCTCGATCAACGGCGTGGACGCGAGCAGCTTGTTCAATGGGAAGAGTACGAGCCAGGTCGGTTCGCAGCGGGTGATCAATAGCACTGGCGCCTCGACCACGCAAGGCGGCGCGGGAGTGATTCAGACGGTCGCCTCGGTCTATCTTTCAATCGGGAACGCGATTCCGACGCCAGCGCCGGAGTCGATCCAGGAGGTTCGGGTGAACGCGTCGATGTATGACGCGCAACAGGGTTCTACTTCGGGGGCGCACATCGATGTGAATACTGCTTCGGGCACCAACTCGTATCACGGGACGGCGTATGGGCGTCGTGGAACGAACTGGATCAATGCAGCGCCGTTCTTCTTGAAGAATAATCCGCTGCTTGCGAATGATCGGAAGGATGAGAATCCTGAACTGCATCGGTACATTGCAGGGGGCACGTTTGGCGGTCCGATTCTCAAGAACAAGCTGTTCGGGTTTGTGTCGTATCAGCACCTGCAGGTGTCGGATTCGGAGATTGGCGATAACTTTATCAATGTGCCGGTGGGCTTGTCGGATAACAATCGCGATGCCGCGGGTTTTGCGAACATGGTGAACGGTTCCTTTGGTACGGGTCTTACCGCTGCCAACATTGATCAAACTGCGCTGGCTCTGTTCAACTCGCCTTCGCTTCCTGGTGAGCCGGGCAAGTGGCTTGTGCCGAATGACACGGGATCGTCGGGCATGTCGGCCTCGCATCCTTACAACGCTTTTCTTCCGGGGACTGGCCGATTCAAGGCGGATATGGCGGTGGCCAATCTTGACTACAACATCTCAAGCAGAGACACACTGGCGCTGAAGTACTTCTATCAGCACGATCCGACGCTTGCTCCTTATGCGTACTCCAGTGTTCCGGGATTTACCGAACACCTCGACTCGGGCGCACAGGTTTTTTCGATCATCAACACCTATCTAGTGAAGTCGAACCTGAGTACGACGGAGAGCTTAGGGTTTCTTCGCGAGAAGACGTGGGTGGATAATGAGCAGCCTTTCGGGCCGAGTGCAATTCCCGGAGGTTCGCAGGGTACGGTTTCGATCAATGAGTTTGGATCGAATTACTTTCCCGGCGTGTCGATTGTGAATGTGCTGGGCAGCGCTCAGAGCCAGTATGGCCTGGTGAGCACGGGGATCCTAAACATTGGTCCCAATGCGGAGGGGCAGGCACCGAACACGGGGGCCTTCCAGAATCGCTGGCAGCCTTCGGGCAACGCTATCTGGACGCTGGGCAAGCACACGGTCACGTTTGGAACGAGCTATAGCTACACGCAGTTGAACACGATCGACAAGCGTACCGGCACCGGCACGGTCGCGACCGACGATTTGAGCGCCTATGCGCAGGGGTATGTGACGCCGGGCAGCTCTTCGACGTCGTTTTATGTAAGCTCGTTTTTGCAGGGCGATGCGAGCCGTTACTACCGGGCGAACCAGGTGGGAAGTTATGTGCAGGATAAGTTTCAATTTACGCCTACGCTCTCGATTACCGCAGGGGTGCGCTACGACTGGAACGGCGGCCTGACGGAGAAGAACGGACGGATCTTCAACTTCGACCCAACGCTTTATAGCTACAACGAGGCGTCGGATACGATCGTCAATCCGGGCTTCATTATTGCGAGCAATAACAGGAACGGGACCACTGGCGTGAGCCCGACGACACTGACGGGCCGTCAGTGGGGAGTTGGTCCGCGGTTGGGCGCGGCGTGGCAGCCGGAGAGGTTCGCGGGGAAGGTGGTAGTGCGTTCGGGCTTCGGGATGTACTACGACCGCGGCGAACTGTTCAGCTACTTCTCGCCTGGCTATGCGATCGGAACCGTCACTGGCGGGCCTTTCGGGGTGAATCAGCAGCTTCCGTTTGTGACGGCACAGAGCTGCCCGGTGCAAAGCCTTTACAGCTACTACATTCCGACCTGCGGCGGAGGCGGCGGCATCTCCCCACCTGTCGCTGCGCCGACGGCGGCTACGGGCAACCTGGCGAATCCTTACACGAATGTTCAGAATGCTCCTCCGACGAACCCGAAGTCTTCGGATCTGAGCAACTACCTGCCGAATATTGCGAGCATCAGCAATGGCGGGCAGCCGATCTCGCTGGGCGTCTACGATCGCGCGAACAAGCTGCCTTATACGTTCAACTACACGCTCGATATTCAGTGGCAGCCACGCAATGACCTTGCGATCACGCTGGGCTACGTGGGTAATCTGGGGCGGCATCAGGTGATTCCGGTTCCGTTCAACCAGCCCGGGATTGCTTCGCCAAGCGCCACGATTCATGGGGAGAAGTATTCCTATGGCTATAACGTCGGCGGCGCCAATTTGCCGGACGGAAGCGGTTATGATTTCGACTACGAGGGCGGCAACATCGATCATCGCGTTCCTTACATCGGATATGCGGCAGAGTCGATCTCATACAAGGCGGCGGGTGTGGATGCCTACAATGCACTGACGGCACATGTTGAGAAGCGCATGAGCCACGGGGTCCAGGTGGCTGCCTCTTACACGTACTCCCATGCGCTGGACGAACAGAGCGGGCTGGGCCTGTTCTATAACGGCAACAACCCGGTGAACCTGCGCGACGGATATGCTTCGGCCGACTTTGATCGCACACATGTCATCAACTTCAACTACGTCTACAGGCTGCCGGACTTCGTTCACCGCCACAATGTTGAGAGCTATTTCACGAACGGCTGGTCGCTGGTGGGACTGACGATTCTGCAGAGTGGTCAACCGTATAGCGTGATCGACTTCAGCGGCGCCGTGGGTAGCATCTATTACGGAGTCAGCAACGGCATTACGAATCCGATTGTTCCGCTGGCTGCCGGCTGCACGGCGAAGAATGCCACGACGGGCCACTCGGGCGCGTTCGAAACTGCCGGTAACGAATCTATCCCTGCGCTCAACGCCTCGTGCTTCACGATTCCTGTGCTGCAGGCAGGTGGACTGAGCGGCGCGGTTCCTACCTCAGATCCTTATGAGACCGGCTTTACCACTGGTCAGCGAAACATCTTCCGCCAGGCTTTCCAGAAGCGTGCGGATGCTTCTCTGATGAAGGTGACGAAGTTCTCGGAGCGATACAGCCTCACGTATACGTTCGATGTTTATAACCTGACGAATACGAGCAGCTTCGATGTGCCGGGTAACGAGGTGGCGCAGAACGTAAACTACAACGGCTTCCCGCAGGCTGGAACGCCAGTTCTGCCGACCGGCTGCAATACAACGCCTCCCCCAAACACCGGGAGCTTTTACAACTGTCCAAGTGGGCTGGGTACTGTGACGCATACGATTGGAAGTCCGCGACAGATACAGATGGCGCTGCGGTTTTTATTTTAG
- the eutC gene encoding ethanolamine ammonia-lyase subunit EutC — protein MPNHDSNEPEIDRHATSATTPATTLRSYTPARVALRRTGVSLATTEILDFQRAHAQARDAVHAALDPELLAQRLRYELPSLAAPILTLASAAPNRTTYLRRPDLGRTLTPASAALLHPSPCDIVIVLADGLSATAVERHALPLLAALLPALPPNQTLGPICIATQARVAIADHIGSLLHARLSLILIGERPGLSSPDSLGAYLTWNPAPGRTDADRNCISNIHTAGLDYATAATRIAFYCAEANRLQLTGTALKEITQPQLNP, from the coding sequence ATGCCCAATCACGATAGCAACGAACCTGAGATAGATCGCCACGCCACGTCGGCCACCACGCCAGCCACCACCCTGCGCAGCTACACCCCGGCCCGCGTCGCCCTCCGTCGCACCGGCGTCAGTCTCGCCACCACAGAGATCCTCGACTTCCAGCGAGCCCACGCCCAGGCCCGCGACGCCGTCCACGCCGCGCTCGACCCCGAACTCCTCGCCCAGCGCCTGCGCTACGAACTCCCCTCCCTGGCCGCCCCAATCCTCACCCTCGCCAGCGCCGCCCCCAATCGCACCACCTACCTCCGGCGCCCCGACCTCGGCCGCACCCTGACCCCGGCCTCCGCCGCTCTCCTCCACCCGTCCCCCTGCGACATAGTCATCGTTTTGGCCGATGGCCTCTCCGCCACCGCAGTCGAGCGCCACGCCCTCCCCCTCCTCGCCGCGCTCCTCCCCGCTCTTCCGCCAAACCAAACCCTCGGCCCAATCTGCATCGCCACGCAAGCCCGCGTAGCCATCGCCGACCACATCGGCTCCCTCCTCCACGCCCGTCTCTCTCTCATCCTTATCGGCGAGCGCCCCGGCCTCAGCTCCCCCGATTCCCTCGGCGCCTACCTCACCTGGAACCCCGCCCCCGGCCGTACCGACGCCGACCGCAACTGCATCTCCAACATCCACACCGCCGGCTTAGACTACGCTACCGCTGCCACCCGCATAGCCTTCTACTGCGCCGAAGCCAATCGTCTGCAGCTAACCGGCACCGCCCTGAAAGAGATCACCCAGCCCCAACTGAATCCCTGA
- a CDS encoding ABC transporter ATP-binding protein: protein MLRFIGSLIRPYRGTLVGIFLAMLVETVMSLATPWPLKIILDNVVGDHKMAPWLHRLIGPLLDSGARLHESRLHVAALAALAFVVISLLGAVASYIDNYYTESVGQWVAHDLRMKMYEHLQRLSLGYYNTHATGTILSTITADIQTIEGFASSSTLNILVDLLTIVCMLGLMFWLNWDFTLIAVGVTPFLLLFVSRFKKAVKKATHEVRKEQSEIVAVVQQGLESIQAVKAFGQEETEQAQLKLVSQATVSAALKARSVKALLSPVVTITVALCTAVVLWRGAALILAKTMTVGELTVYLAYLAKFFKPVKDLATTTNAVAQAAVGAERIREILETDTIIPEKEDGLAPETVAGAIEFEHAAFGYDPETPILTDVSFKIGAGQFVGIVGPTGSGKSTVVSLIPRFYDVQSGVVKIDGEDVRGYKLKSLRDKIGYVLQDTVLFRGTISENIAFGRPAATKEEVIAAAKLANADEFIAKMPRGYETMVGERGSTLSGGQRQRIGIARVMVRNSPILLLDEPTAALDSESEKLVIDALEKLMEGRTVIAIAHRLSTIRDANQIIVIDGGVVAENGTHEELMAVNGIYAALHRTQFDGGLDKVTA from the coding sequence ATGTTGCGGTTTATTGGCAGTCTAATTCGGCCTTATCGCGGCACGCTGGTGGGGATCTTTCTGGCGATGCTGGTGGAGACGGTGATGAGTCTTGCGACGCCGTGGCCGCTGAAGATCATTCTGGATAATGTGGTGGGCGATCATAAGATGGCTCCGTGGCTGCACCGGTTGATTGGGCCGCTGCTGGATAGTGGGGCGAGGCTGCATGAGTCGAGGCTGCATGTGGCGGCGCTGGCGGCGTTAGCGTTTGTGGTGATTTCGCTGTTGGGTGCGGTGGCTTCTTATATTGACAACTACTATACGGAGAGTGTGGGCCAGTGGGTGGCGCATGATCTGCGGATGAAGATGTATGAGCATCTGCAGCGGCTTTCGCTGGGGTACTACAACACGCATGCTACGGGAACGATTCTGAGCACGATTACGGCGGATATTCAGACGATTGAGGGGTTTGCTTCGTCTTCGACTTTGAACATTCTGGTGGATCTGCTGACGATTGTCTGCATGCTGGGGTTGATGTTCTGGCTGAACTGGGACTTCACATTGATTGCTGTGGGGGTGACGCCGTTTCTGCTGCTGTTTGTTTCGCGGTTCAAGAAGGCGGTGAAGAAGGCGACGCATGAGGTTCGGAAGGAGCAGAGCGAGATTGTTGCGGTGGTGCAGCAGGGGCTGGAATCGATCCAGGCGGTGAAGGCGTTTGGGCAGGAGGAGACGGAGCAGGCGCAGTTGAAGCTGGTGAGCCAGGCGACGGTGAGCGCGGCGTTGAAGGCGAGGAGCGTGAAGGCGCTGCTGTCGCCGGTGGTGACGATTACGGTGGCGTTGTGCACGGCGGTGGTGCTATGGCGCGGGGCGGCGTTGATTCTGGCGAAGACGATGACGGTGGGAGAACTGACGGTGTATCTGGCTTACCTGGCGAAGTTCTTCAAGCCGGTGAAGGACCTGGCGACGACGACGAATGCGGTGGCGCAGGCGGCGGTGGGGGCGGAGCGGATTCGGGAGATTCTGGAGACGGACACGATTATTCCGGAGAAAGAGGATGGGCTTGCGCCGGAGACGGTGGCGGGGGCGATTGAGTTTGAGCATGCGGCGTTTGGGTATGATCCGGAGACTCCGATTTTGACGGATGTGAGCTTCAAGATTGGGGCCGGGCAGTTTGTCGGGATTGTGGGGCCGACTGGGAGTGGGAAGTCGACGGTGGTGAGTTTGATTCCGCGGTTTTACGATGTGCAGTCGGGGGTGGTGAAGATTGATGGTGAGGATGTGCGGGGGTACAAGTTGAAGTCGCTACGCGACAAGATTGGGTATGTGCTGCAGGACACCGTACTGTTTCGCGGGACGATCTCAGAGAATATTGCGTTTGGGCGTCCAGCGGCTACGAAGGAAGAGGTGATTGCGGCGGCTAAGCTGGCGAATGCGGATGAGTTTATTGCGAAGATGCCGCGGGGGTACGAGACGATGGTGGGGGAGCGGGGATCGACGCTGTCGGGCGGGCAGAGGCAGAGGATTGGGATTGCGCGGGTGATGGTAAGGAACAGCCCGATTCTGCTTCTGGATGAGCCGACGGCGGCGCTGGACAGCGAGTCGGAGAAGCTGGTGATCGATGCGCTGGAAAAGTTGATGGAGGGAAGGACGGTGATTGCGATTGCTCATCGGTTGAGTACGATTCGGGATGCGAATCAGATTATTGTGATCGACGGCGGTGTGGTGGCGGAGAATGGGACGCATGAGGAGTTGATGGCGGTGAATGGGATCTATGCGGCGCTGCATCGGACGCAGTTCGACGGAGGGCTGGACAAGGTGACGGCGTAG
- a CDS encoding phospholipase D-like domain-containing protein, translated as MSRSVIVLPDDSAQPILDAIHGAKESIRVKMFVFSDPTLLQAVMEAHQRGVNVRVMLNPERRDGEKENGESRIALTDAGIEVLDSNPCFDLTHEKSMVIDDRMAFVESLNWETKNLTETRDYAIVTTHKHEVEEVMECFDADWKREEFKAGDHSHLIWCIGNGRQRLGQLIDEAKESLWLQNERYQDPTIIEHLVRANQRGVKVHIMARPPHKLKKDKLIEGVSGLRVLEDIGVKIHKLKHIKLHAKLLLADDARAIIGSINLAPGSFDSRRELAIEVRDEHIIERLLKTVRHDWENSKRLDLSDEGLLAELGQYDPNVAEDLALETHKGGKKC; from the coding sequence ATGTCGCGCTCAGTGATTGTTTTACCTGATGATTCTGCTCAACCGATTCTGGACGCTATTCATGGGGCGAAGGAGTCGATCCGGGTAAAGATGTTTGTGTTTTCGGATCCGACTTTGTTGCAGGCTGTGATGGAGGCACATCAGCGTGGGGTGAACGTGCGGGTGATGCTGAATCCGGAGAGGCGGGATGGCGAGAAGGAGAACGGCGAGTCGCGGATTGCGTTGACGGACGCGGGGATCGAGGTGCTGGATAGCAATCCGTGCTTCGACCTGACGCATGAGAAGTCGATGGTGATCGATGACCGGATGGCGTTTGTGGAGTCACTGAACTGGGAGACGAAGAATCTTACCGAGACGCGGGACTATGCGATTGTGACGACGCATAAGCACGAGGTCGAAGAGGTGATGGAGTGCTTTGACGCGGACTGGAAACGGGAGGAGTTCAAGGCGGGAGATCACTCTCACCTGATCTGGTGTATCGGCAATGGGCGGCAGCGCCTGGGGCAGTTGATCGATGAGGCGAAGGAGTCGCTGTGGCTGCAGAATGAGCGATACCAGGATCCGACGATCATTGAACACCTGGTGAGGGCGAATCAGCGGGGGGTGAAGGTTCATATTATGGCGCGGCCTCCGCACAAGCTGAAGAAGGACAAGTTGATTGAGGGTGTGAGCGGGCTGAGGGTGTTGGAAGATATTGGCGTAAAGATTCACAAGCTGAAGCATATTAAGCTGCATGCGAAGCTGTTGCTGGCCGATGATGCGCGGGCGATCATTGGGTCGATCAATCTTGCGCCGGGGAGCTTTGATAGCCGGCGGGAGCTGGCGATCGAGGTGCGGGATGAGCACATTATTGAGCGGTTACTCAAGACGGTTCGGCATGACTGGGAGAACTCGAAGCGGCTGGATTTGAGTGATGAGGGGCTGCTGGCGGAGTTGGGGCAGTACGATCCTAATGTTGCGGAGGATCTGGCGCTGGAGACGCACAAGGGTGGTAAGAAGTGCTGA
- a CDS encoding ethanolamine ammonia-lyase subunit EutB, producing the protein MAHAHTIASVRYTFDSLADLLAKATPARSGDELAGIAATTAQQRVAAQHALADLPLTHLINQPIIPYETDEVTRLILDTSRTPAATTAFAAISSLTVGELRDHLLSDEATTASLTALAPGLTPEMAAAVSKLMRLQDLILVARKISVVTKFRTTVGLPGHLSTRLQPNHPTDSPRGIAASILDGLLLGSGDAVIGINPVSDNVATLTNLLHLIDHIRRRYEIPTQSCVLAHLTTQMQAMQQGAPLDLLFQSIGGTEATNTSFGIKLALLEEAHQQARSLNRAPENSTPNIMYFETGQGSSLSAGAHLGAGGQAIDQQTLEARAYAVARHFNPMLVNTVVGFIGPEYLYDGKQILRAGLEDHLCGKLLGLPMGCDICYTNHAEADQDDMDALLTMLGAAGVNYIMGVPGADDIMLNYQSTSFHDALYLRRLLNLRPAPEFEAWLNTTAPHRLHLPAMLP; encoded by the coding sequence ATGGCCCACGCCCACACCATAGCGAGTGTCCGCTACACCTTCGACTCCCTCGCCGATCTCCTCGCCAAAGCCACCCCCGCCCGCTCCGGCGACGAGCTGGCAGGCATCGCCGCCACCACCGCCCAGCAACGCGTAGCCGCGCAGCACGCCCTCGCCGATCTCCCCCTCACCCACCTCATCAACCAACCCATCATCCCCTACGAGACCGACGAAGTCACTCGCCTCATCCTCGACACCAGCCGCACTCCCGCCGCCACCACCGCCTTCGCCGCAATCTCCAGCCTCACCGTAGGCGAACTCCGCGACCACCTCCTCTCCGACGAAGCTACTACCGCCAGTCTCACCGCCCTCGCCCCCGGTCTCACCCCGGAGATGGCCGCCGCCGTCTCCAAACTCATGCGCCTGCAAGACCTCATCCTCGTAGCCCGAAAAATATCCGTAGTTACAAAGTTCCGCACCACCGTAGGCCTGCCCGGCCACCTCTCCACCCGCCTCCAACCCAATCACCCCACCGACTCGCCCCGCGGAATCGCCGCCTCCATCCTCGACGGCCTCCTCCTCGGCTCCGGCGACGCCGTCATCGGCATCAACCCCGTCTCCGACAACGTCGCCACCCTCACCAACCTCCTCCACCTCATCGATCACATCCGCCGCCGCTATGAGATCCCCACCCAATCCTGCGTCCTCGCCCACCTCACCACCCAGATGCAGGCCATGCAGCAGGGCGCACCACTCGACCTCCTCTTCCAATCCATCGGAGGCACCGAAGCCACCAACACCAGCTTCGGCATCAAACTCGCCCTCCTCGAAGAAGCCCACCAGCAAGCCCGCAGCCTCAACCGCGCACCCGAAAATTCCACCCCCAACATCATGTACTTCGAAACCGGTCAGGGCAGCAGCCTAAGCGCAGGCGCCCACCTCGGAGCCGGAGGCCAAGCCATAGACCAGCAGACCCTCGAAGCCCGGGCCTACGCCGTAGCCCGCCACTTCAACCCCATGCTCGTCAACACCGTCGTAGGCTTCATCGGCCCCGAGTACCTCTACGACGGCAAGCAGATCCTCCGCGCCGGCCTCGAAGACCACCTCTGCGGCAAGCTCCTCGGCCTCCCCATGGGCTGCGACATCTGCTACACCAACCACGCCGAAGCAGACCAGGACGACATGGACGCTCTCCTCACCATGCTCGGCGCCGCGGGCGTCAACTACATCATGGGAGTCCCCGGAGCCGACGACATCATGCTCAACTACCAGAGCACCTCCTTCCACGATGCCCTCTACCTCCGCCGCCTCCTCAACCTCCGCCCCGCCCCCGAGTTCGAAGCCTGGCTCAACACCACCGCCCCCCACCGCCTCCACCTGCCAGCCATGCTCCCCTGA
- a CDS encoding EAL domain-containing protein produces the protein MAAEDANDLRRALEKNEIIPYFQPLVELRTGLLSGFEVLARWQHPNRGLITPNEFIPLAEDAGLNGLLTGNLLRAVFAAAQDIPGHLTLSVNISLTQLTDFSLPKHIRAAAEQASFPLNRLILEITESALVANTEQAYRIATELKEQGSRLALDDFGTGYSSLRHLQSLPFDELKIDASFVRSMGHTRESRKIAAAIVGLGNSLSLTTVAEGIESQTTADMLLWLGCDLGQGWLYGRPVPPEQLPEVLAARLDPAPPIPEPRSPAADSTLPLRLEALPTQRLAQLNAIYDGVPVGLCFIDRNLRYVSVNKRLAEMHHLPVAAHLGRYVSEVMASVFPLCEPYLLRALNGEASNNLEICYPDPNPLNEKRTHLISFHPARDEANEVIGISVSVVDITRRKQAEQALAESEDHFRHTVELNPQVPWTADPNGVILDVSARCEEITGISKYEMIHGGWPRIVHPDDLPCAIDQWYESVRTGVVYDSEYRILSRDGAWRWMRSRASPRRDEQGKITRWYGTVEDVDDHKRAEEAHRRSEARLQAVFDAVPVGLVIAEAPHGNVVMSNPRAEDILRTAVAPPSLIDDFYTAPQTFEPRHTTRRETEYPLANAIMKGETLGPEQHLRHYSDGTSAWISLTAVPIIDSDGRVSGGVVTIQDIDKDKREMQNLSDLNSVLKTKLETHR, from the coding sequence ATGGCTGCTGAAGACGCGAACGATCTGCGTAGAGCGCTTGAGAAGAACGAAATTATCCCGTATTTTCAACCTCTGGTAGAGCTGCGCACAGGACTGCTCAGCGGATTCGAAGTCCTCGCGCGCTGGCAGCATCCCAACCGCGGCCTCATCACCCCCAACGAATTCATCCCACTCGCCGAAGACGCCGGCCTCAACGGTCTACTCACCGGAAATCTCCTCCGAGCCGTATTCGCCGCCGCCCAAGACATCCCCGGACATCTCACCCTCTCAGTCAACATCTCCCTCACCCAGCTCACCGACTTCTCCCTCCCCAAACACATCCGCGCCGCCGCCGAGCAAGCCAGCTTCCCCCTCAACCGCCTCATCCTCGAGATCACCGAGAGCGCCCTCGTCGCCAACACCGAGCAAGCCTACCGCATCGCCACCGAACTCAAAGAGCAAGGCTCCCGTCTCGCCCTCGACGACTTCGGCACCGGCTACTCCAGCCTCCGCCACCTCCAGTCCCTCCCCTTCGACGAGCTCAAAATCGACGCCAGCTTCGTCCGCTCCATGGGCCACACCCGCGAGAGCCGCAAGATCGCCGCCGCCATCGTCGGCCTCGGCAACAGTCTCAGCCTCACTACCGTAGCCGAAGGCATCGAAAGCCAGACCACAGCCGACATGCTCCTCTGGCTCGGCTGCGACCTCGGACAGGGCTGGCTCTACGGTCGCCCCGTCCCCCCCGAGCAACTCCCCGAAGTCCTCGCCGCCAGACTCGACCCAGCCCCTCCAATCCCCGAGCCGCGCTCTCCCGCAGCCGACTCCACCCTTCCCCTCCGCCTCGAAGCTCTTCCCACCCAACGCCTCGCCCAGCTCAACGCCATCTACGACGGTGTCCCCGTCGGCCTCTGTTTTATCGACCGCAACCTGCGTTACGTCAGCGTCAACAAGCGCCTCGCCGAGATGCATCACCTCCCCGTAGCCGCCCACCTCGGCCGTTATGTCTCCGAAGTCATGGCCTCTGTCTTCCCCCTCTGCGAGCCCTACCTGCTGCGCGCCCTCAACGGCGAAGCCAGCAACAACCTCGAAATCTGCTACCCCGACCCCAACCCCCTCAACGAAAAACGCACCCACCTCATCTCCTTCCACCCCGCCCGCGATGAGGCCAACGAAGTCATCGGCATCTCCGTCTCAGTCGTCGATATCACCCGCCGCAAGCAGGCCGAGCAAGCCCTCGCCGAAAGCGAAGACCACTTCCGCCACACCGTCGAGCTCAACCCTCAGGTTCCCTGGACCGCCGACCCCAACGGGGTCATCCTCGACGTCAGCGCACGATGCGAAGAGATCACCGGCATCTCGAAGTACGAGATGATTCATGGCGGCTGGCCGCGCATCGTTCACCCCGACGACCTTCCGTGCGCAATCGACCAGTGGTACGAGTCGGTCCGCACCGGAGTCGTCTACGACTCGGAGTACCGCATCCTCAGCCGGGACGGCGCCTGGCGCTGGATGCGGTCCCGCGCCTCGCCGCGCCGCGACGAACAGGGAAAGATCACCCGCTGGTACGGTACCGTCGAAGATGTCGACGACCACAAACGCGCCGAAGAGGCTCACCGCCGCAGCGAAGCCCGCCTTCAGGCAGTCTTCGATGCAGTTCCAGTGGGTCTGGTCATCGCAGAAGCTCCCCATGGCAACGTCGTCATGAGCAACCCGCGCGCGGAAGATATTCTCCGCACCGCCGTCGCTCCACCGTCCCTGATCGACGACTTCTACACCGCGCCGCAAACCTTCGAGCCGCGCCACACCACTCGCCGCGAGACCGAGTACCCTCTCGCCAACGCCATCATGAAAGGGGAAACTCTAGGTCCAGAGCAGCACCTCCGCCACTACAGCGACGGCACCAGCGCCTGGATCAGCCTCACCGCAGTTCCCATCATCGACAGCGATGGAAGAGTCTCAGGCGGCGTCGTCACCATCCAGGACATCGACAAAGACAAACGCGAGATGCAAAACCTCTCCGACCTCAACTCCGTTCTAAAAACAAAACTCGAAACCCATCGATAG